The following are from one region of the Sorghum bicolor cultivar BTx623 chromosome 2, Sorghum_bicolor_NCBIv3, whole genome shotgun sequence genome:
- the LOC8064656 gene encoding uncharacterized protein LOC8064656, with the protein MEVILTAILGEVATRSFSFLIDKYMAEDPTTESVDEMLQSLQLLLLRVRVIMEEADGRSITSQAMLQQLNILRKEMYRGYYVLDCFRGNQDEAKAGYNNVSHYFTLSKFSPAKRLFLSTSVAGTPCVKEVQQVSKNLGTIIFHMSEFLAFLKNYPPRYRQPYFMHLMIGLSMFGHQMEMERVVNFLMQTEPCTGESTGVLPIIGPKAVGKSTLVAHVYSSEKMRDYFSRIVLVTDEDLKNRQLATLKDGGLTIHRNNPSPNGKGRLSASALEGTKRHVSPGEAHANVVATSDSVETSGCDLG; encoded by the coding sequence ATGGAGGTCATCTTGACTGCCATTCTAGGTGAAGTTGCCACCAGATCTTTTTCATTCTTGATCGACAAATACATGGCAGAAGATCCAACGACAGAAAGTGTAGATGAGATGCTCCAGAGTCTGCAACTGCTGCTGCTTCGTGTCCGCGTCATCATGGAGGAGGCGGACGGGCGAAGTATCACGAGCCAAGCCATGCTGCAGCAACTGAACATCCTGAGGAAGGAGATGTACAGGGGCTACTACGTCTTGGATTGTTTCAGAGGAAACCAGGACGAGGCAAAAGCAGGTTACAACAACGTGAGCCACTATTTTACCCTCTCTAAGTTCAGTCCTGCCAAGCGTCTTTTTCTCTCTACTAGTGTTGCTGGTACACCATGCGTGAaagaagttcagcaagtgtccAAAAACTTGGGTACCATAATCTTTCATATGAGCGAGTTTCTCGCATTTCTGAAGAATTATCCTCCGCGGTACCGCCAACCTTACTTTATGCATCTGATGATTGGCCTGAGCATGTTTGGCCATCAAATGGAAATGGAGAGGGTTGTCAATTTTCTGATGCAAACAGAGCCTTGTACCGGAGAAAGTACAGGGGTTCTACCAATTATTGGTCCAAAAGCTGTTGGGAAGAGCACTCTTGTTGCCCACGTCTATAGTAGTGAGAAAATGCGTGACTATTTTTCTAGAATAGTGCTAGTCACTGACGAAGATCTCAAAAATAGACAGTTGGCAACTTTGAAGGATGGAGGTCTGACAATCCACCGAAACAATCCGTCGCCCAATGGGAAGGGGAGGTTGTCAGCATCGGCACTGGAGGGGACCAAGCGGCACGTGAGCCCAGGAGAAGCGCACGCGAACGTCGTGGCAACGTCAGACTCGGTGGAAACGAGTGGGTGTGATCTAGGCTAG